GCGGGCGCTGCCCAGCCGGTGGGAGGCGCGGGCGACCAGGGGTGACGTCGCCGCGAACGTCAGCAGCGGCAGGGTGCTCAGCAGCCCGCCCCAGCTCGGTGTCAGGCCGCTGCCGTGCTCGATCTCCGGCAGCAGCGCGCCCACACCGGTGAGGGTGGTGCGCAGGTTCGCCGCCACGAGGCAGATGGCGATGACGAGCCCGACCGGCACGACGGGCACGGCGGGCTCGGTATCGGGTGATCCGGGGACGGAGCGCCGAAGGGGTTTCGGAGCGGGCCGCGTGCTCACCGGTCCTCCGCGTCTCGTGGTGTACCGGTCTCGTGGTCACGGGTGAGCCGGACGATCGCGGCCGCCGCGTCGCGGGCGCCTGCCTGGTCCCGGGCGTCGATCGCGTCCACGAGCCGCCGGTGCAGACCGGCGTGCTCCTCGGCGTGGGCGGTGTCCCAGGGCAGGCCGCCCAGGGACGAGGTGAGCGCCGTACCGAGGTAGTCGTACACCTCGATCAGCAGGTCGTTGCCGCTGGCCCGGACCACCGCCCGGTGGAACAGCGCGTCGACGCTCGTGGCCGCGGACGTGTCCTCACCGGCGCAGGCCGCCTCGGCGTCGGCCAGCAGCTCCCGCAGCCGCTGCAACTCGCTCTCGCTGCGCCGCAGGGCCGCGGTACCGGAGGCGTACTCCTCCAGTACGGTCCGCAGCTCCAGCACGTTGTCCCGCTGCGCGGAACTCGCCCGCCGCACCATGACCGACTGGAGCTCGCTCGATGAGCGGACGTAGGTGCCGTCACCGGCCCGGGGCTCCAGCAGGCCCAGGTGCACCAGCGCGCCGATCGCCTCCCGCAGTGTGCTGCGTCCGACCCCGAGCTCCTCGATGAGGGCCTGCTCCGGCGGGATCCGCGTTCCCACCGGCCACCCGCCCGACTCGATGTGCGAGCGGAGACTGTCCACGAGCTGGGCGGACAGGCTGGCCGTCCGGCGCGGTGCGCTGATGTGTTTCATGCGAGCACCATATACAAACATCAGACATTTGAACATCACCTCTTTTTCTTCGTGCCGCCACGGCTCCCGCAGGGCCTCCAGGGGCCGTGGCGGCCCGCTGCCGACCGGTGCTGACCGGCGCCGATAGACTCCCCGCCATGGTTCGAGCGTCCCGTGGTGCGGCGACCCCCGGGATGTGGCGGCGCGAGGCGGGCACCGTGGTGCGGCGGGCCGAGCCGCTGCCCGCGTCGGCGGCGGGTGCCATCCTTGCCGGATTCCGGATCGTCGCCGTTCCCACGGAGTGGTCACCGCACGCGCACGACCTGCACGAACTCGTCTGGGCGCGCGGGGGGACGCTGACGTCCCGGGTGGGGGACCGCGTCCTGACCGTGGTCGAGGGGCACGGCCTCTGGATGCCCGCCGGCATGGTCCACGAGGGCCGGGCCACGGCGGGTGCGGAGTTCTTCCACGCCTTCTTCGCGCCCGGTCGCACACCGCTCGCGTTCACGGAGCCCCTGGCGATCGCGATGACGCCGTTGCTGGAGTCGCTGCTGACCCATCTGTCCGCCGCAGACCTCGACGCCGGGGCCAGGGCGCGGGCGGAGTCGGTCGTCTTCGACGTGATCCGGCCGTCGGAGCGTCAGTTCGCGTTGCAGCTGCCCGGCGATCCACGGATCGACGCCATCGCCGAAACCCTGCTGAGCGATCCCTCCGACGGCCGCTCGCTCGAGGACTGGGCGGAGCAGCTGGAGATCAGCGACCGCACGATCACCCGCGCCTTCCGCCGGTCGACGGGTCTCTCCTTCGCGCAGTGGCGGCAGATGCTGCGGGTGCACCGGGCGCTGATGCTGCTCGGTGAAGGCTTCGAGGTGACGACGGTCTCCGAGGTGCTCGGCTACGCGCAGCCCAGCTCCTTCATCGTCGCCTTCCGGCGGGTCATGGGCATCACGCCGGGCGCGTTCTTCGGCGCGGCGGCCGGGCCGTCGGAGGATGTCCGGAATCCCGTATCGCATGACCAGAACCCCTGATTGTCGACGCGACAAGCGGAATGTACTCTTCAGCGAGTTAGGTAACCCTTAGTTGGTGCTTGCCGTGCACGACGCTGTCCGTGTGCGGGCGAGCGCACGGCCTGGCCGGTCACACCGGACGGAGGTTGCCGCGCTCCCCGTTCCCCGATCGTCCGGACACCCTCATGTTCAAAAGCTCCTTCCGGTCTGCCGGAGAACCCGTGGCCCCCGCCGCCACCGCCCCGGTGGCCTCGCTCATCGGGCACGACCTGGTGCTGCGCTACGACGGCAGGCCCGTCGTCCACGGTGTCTCGGTCGCCCTGGAACCCGGCCGGGTGACCGCGCTGGTGGGACCGAACGGCAGCGGGAAGTCCACGCTGCTGCGCGCCCTCTCCCGGCTGCACCGGCTGGACGGCGGCCGGGTGATGCTCGGCGCCCCCGAGGGGGAGCCTGAGCGTGACGCGGCCCTGCTCAGCTCCCGCCGGTTCGCGCGCGAGGTCACGCTGTTCTCCCAGTCGAGGCCCGCTCCCCAGGGGCTGACGGTCGCGGAGGTCGTCGCCTTCGGGCGCCATCCGTACCGGAGCGGCTTCTCCGGACCCACCGCGGACGACCGTGCCGCCGTCGACCACGCCATGGGGGTGACCGGAGTACGCGACATGGCCGGGCGGCAGGCCGGAGAACTCTCCGGCGGGGAGATGCAGCGGGTCTGGCTCGCCGCCTGCCTGGCCCAGGACACCGGCGTCGTGCTCCTGGACGAGCCGACCAACCACCTCGACCTGCGCTACCAGTTCGAGACGCTCGACCTGGTACGGGACCTCGTCGAGGAACACGGCATCGCGGTCGGGATCGTGCTGCACGACCTCGACCAGGCCTCCAGGGTCGCGGACACGCTCGTCCTCATGCGCTCGGGCCGGGTC
This window of the Streptomyces sp. 840.1 genome carries:
- a CDS encoding FadR/GntR family transcriptional regulator, with the protein product MKHISAPRRTASLSAQLVDSLRSHIESGGWPVGTRIPPEQALIEELGVGRSTLREAIGALVHLGLLEPRAGDGTYVRSSSELQSVMVRRASSAQRDNVLELRTVLEEYASGTAALRRSESELQRLRELLADAEAACAGEDTSAATSVDALFHRAVVRASGNDLLIEVYDYLGTALTSSLGGLPWDTAHAEEHAGLHRRLVDAIDARDQAGARDAAAAIVRLTRDHETGTPRDAEDR
- a CDS encoding AraC family transcriptional regulator, producing MVRASRGAATPGMWRREAGTVVRRAEPLPASAAGAILAGFRIVAVPTEWSPHAHDLHELVWARGGTLTSRVGDRVLTVVEGHGLWMPAGMVHEGRATAGAEFFHAFFAPGRTPLAFTEPLAIAMTPLLESLLTHLSAADLDAGARARAESVVFDVIRPSERQFALQLPGDPRIDAIAETLLSDPSDGRSLEDWAEQLEISDRTITRAFRRSTGLSFAQWRQMLRVHRALMLLGEGFEVTTVSEVLGYAQPSSFIVAFRRVMGITPGAFFGAAAGPSEDVRNPVSHDQNP
- a CDS encoding ABC transporter ATP-binding protein gives rise to the protein MFKSSFRSAGEPVAPAATAPVASLIGHDLVLRYDGRPVVHGVSVALEPGRVTALVGPNGSGKSTLLRALSRLHRLDGGRVMLGAPEGEPERDAALLSSRRFAREVTLFSQSRPAPQGLTVAEVVAFGRHPYRSGFSGPTADDRAAVDHAMGVTGVRDMAGRQAGELSGGEMQRVWLAACLAQDTGVVLLDEPTNHLDLRYQFETLDLVRDLVEEHGIAVGIVLHDLDQASRVADTLVLMRSGRVHAAGKPADVLTAENIGEVYDIRVEVDVDPRTGRLRVEPVGRHLS